CTCTAAACTTTAAGATAAATAGTTGACATTAAcgatatcaataattttttattacaatgtatattttttataataataacaacagtgATATTCAATGAatgactcaaaaatttttattttttacctccATTATACCCAATTAATTCTTTAATCACGCTCGAATTTTTAGATGCTActtgtggaaaaaaatttttgaaaaatgttaacTTCTAAACTTGGAAATCTCACAGtgatgaactttttttgaatgttttttaaacttttgacaaatcaaagaaaaaatcaatgattCAATCAAAACTATTAATACATACTAAGAAAAGAAAAGTCAGAAATAGTTCAAAATAACCTTTTCTGACCTCATTTTGCATtgaaataaagttatataacATCACTTTTAATCAAGAGTcaaaagtttacaaaaaaatagtattacagtaaaaactttcataaattataagaacGGTCACtaaaattataggaatatttCCCATAATTGATTGGAAAGATTCTGGTATGTGTATAGGAGCCTGTTCTATATATTATGGCAACGGTCCCTATGATTATggagaaattttcaataactataaaaacatttaatatgAAGAACATAATTTATTGGAAAcgtttcgttaattttttctccatgAAGGAGTTCATAGTTTCACAAATAGGGTTTCTATAGAAAACTTTAACTATAgctaattttctacatggaTTCCTGGGTAAGAAACTCATTTTCTATGAAGTTAACTATAGATTCCTATGTGAGTTCATacatttctataaatatttccataaaatcctccattaattttttcatatgattctttaatcaagaaaaatttttaatcaaagtaTTACCTTCTTTGGgtgtaattgaataattaaaataaatagaaaaattattacttacttCTGCTGTTCTGTTTCTGCAGACACAGCAGCAGCACGTGATTTTTCCTGTTTCTCCATTGActttttcttcttattcttttttaattttctttctttcggCTGCCaaacacataaattttattttgttttgttttgttcaaacttgtaagttttttttttttaattacctcatgatttatcaaatttttcggctgaaacaaaaaaagaatatgatgtattttctacaatttaaaaataagaagtaaattaagataaaaaatacaattttttgaaattttgatctaCGGGTAATTttcgtgaattttttttgagtattgtCTTCTTCATATTCATCATATGAAGTTGATTGACTTGAAATATTCATGCGTTTCTCCACTTCCTCGTTAGGCTTTTCTGTCTCCTCTTTATCATtcttatgaatattaaaacttttcattgtttaattattttctctccTCTTTGTTTAATTAAGTTCAGGaaggattttaaatataataaaatttacataacctcgaataatttttgtaattaattaattaatcaattattgagcgcttttaatttgtaaattattactttttaaaataatcgaaataaataatattatttaacatcaagatgatatgataaataaatattattttataaaaatttttaatttgtacgtaattactattaattaatactataattacgattatttatactttatacttgaggatttaaataaatatcaaaaaccAATTTGAAATGACGTTTAACCTAATGAATCATAGATTTCTGTATCAATATTTATGTCATAAATATGTCTCCAGTTCAAAAATActcgtttgaatttttttttttttatttaaaccgtaattatttattagttaattaaaattttatcgaccagacgtttaaaatgaaattttaaataatttattttttgagtttgaCATtggaaaacaaaataattaatcaatttaaattaatcaaattttgttttttttttttcttttttaaatcaacttttttttctcagaatattaattataattttttaaatatttcccaAAATTCTAGTATTTCTTGGAACGTATCGAAAAGTGTCTgtagatatttgaaattttctggaAACTTCTGAAGTATTTCAGAAGGATctataacttttcaaaaagtttcTGAATTTACTGAAATTATATAGTGTTCAAAAACTTCCcggattttcgaaaatatacaaaaaaaaagatgtgaAATTTTCTAGTAATTTTTGAGGTATttcagaagtttaaaaaatgtcgcatgaagtatagtaatttttggaaaagtttcaaataattccaaaatatgcaaaattttaaaaatttgtaaaatattcaaaaagaaTCAAAAGTTTTCTATTGTTTTAGAtggtttataaattttgtaaaatattctGAAGAAACTTATTTCCGTAGCCACCACTGaatttatacataataaaattttatattgttaaataattatattcagaATTATGtgagaatgaaaaatttcaattaccaaataaataaaagaaatatataaaacgatatttaacatttttcaataAGTACGTACTGTATTACCATATaagatttattgttaattctCTGTAAACTTTGACCTGTAAttcaatatattcaaatttatttcatatcacATCCGTTTCATTACAATCGCCATTGACACTTCTTTCAACGATCTAAcatcatttgaattttagttTCTCACGAGTTGATTTATACTAGTAGTTATTTTTCATcagttttgtaaaaatattaagtgtaagtttttataaaaatttataaaatagttaataatttatatctggataagatttttaattagtagTTACTATAATTAACAGCTTCaactttaattgaaataaaaacatagATAATCGAAAATGGATCCAACAAATTCAATTCCTGCATTTTATGCTGGAAAGAGTGTTTTTATAACAGGAGCTACTGGATTTATGGGTAAAGTTCTtgtggaaaaattattacgatCTTGTCCAGAAGTTCgtgaaatatttgttttaatgagACCAAAAAAAGGGATATCTATTGACAATAGAGTACGTCAATTATTAAGTCTTCCGGTGAGTGTTGAAAAAAAGTGTGCAAAAATATCACCTTGAAAGGATGTAAGAATAGTTCGAATTTACAAATTGTTTGTATCGAATCGAATAGTAAtattcgattttaaatttgaaccgaacaatttgaatatttgtatcATTCGTTAATTCTCGTTATccggaaaattcaaattatttgtaaaattttgaactgcTCGTGAGTTTTTGAAGCATTgtacatttttgaattttacaaaaatttaaattattcataaattatgagaaattttataatttatctctaGTAGGATACAAATTTTATactcgaaatttgaattccgatcgaataaaaatttataaataattcaaaagttgacGAGTTTTTCAAGTAATTCGAAAACTGactaataatttgaattattcaaataactgGAGCTGACgaaaactttgaataattcaaaaattgagtaAATAGTTCAAATAACTCGAAAATTGTCGAACAGTTCAAAAACTGACgaacaataaaagttttttaaattattttattcgaacACTTTCATACTCTTTTTgagatcattatatatttaaatatatgtttaaagttttatatttaagctTTATGATAGGTTGAGAAAAGAAAGACCTTCTGCAATCGATAAAGTTGTTCCCATCGAAGGCGATACGATGAAAGAAGGCTTAGGAATTCCTGATTTTGAACGaaaagttttaattgaaaGAGTTTCTGTCGTTTTTCATGTTGCTGCTAGTGTTAGATTTGATGACCCATTGAAAGCAGCTGTTTTTACAAATACTAGATCTACTAGAGATATGTGTATTCTTGCAGCTCAAATGAAAAAACTTGTTGTAAGTTTgagttttcaaattaatactcaataataacaatagcaataataataataattttttccaattaatttgatttgttTACAAGTCATTTATGCACGTCAGTACAACTTATAATCAAGCTGATAAACCGGTTGTTGAAGAAAAATTGTATCCATTTGACAccgattggaaaaaaatgattaaaattgcCGAGAATTTAGATGATGAATTACTCAAAACTTTTACACCCAAGTAATCCAAGAGTTTTACGAACGTAAATAatcatcattatattattgaaattaattattaacgaatttatttatttttatgtttatatagaTTTTTGGGAAGTTTTCCAAAtacttatacttttacaaaacgTTTAGCTGAACGAGTTATTAGTGATTATTCACACGCGATACCGGCTATAGTATTTCGACCGTCAATTggtaatttgataatttcattaaattcattattaataaatttatgtgcatatatatatatacatataatcagagtttaagttcaaaaatttaactttgatAGCAAAATGATGTAAACTACCCGTCAAAATtagtaattcaaatttcgcgctCACCTAAATATCAAActattcagaaaaatttgagaaaaacttAGTTGAAATTTTACGTCACTGGCATCAAAATTTGATGTtgaatcaaattatttcaacaaTTGTTTACGTCATTTACGTCACTTATCAATTTTGAAACTGAAATTTTCACAATCTAAAGAGTTCATTGCAGAAAATTTcgcttttcaatttttgatctCATGTTcgaataaaatagattttttaaaagttaaataactTTCTTTGTCAGTTATATCAACGTTGAAAGAACCAGTCGCCGGGTgggtagataattttaatggtCCAGTAGGACTGATGGTTGGCGGAGGTAAAGGAGTATTACGAGTTGTTTATGgtgattcaaaattaaaagctGATTTTATTCCTGTTGATGTCGCTATTAAAGCTATGATCGTTGCAAGTTGGAAACGAGGAATAAATACGtacttcatttttattgttctttaggtgcacacctcaatcgcaaagcatttaaaattttttgacctaaccttcaaatttttctgataaaattttcattgttatcCTAGTAAAATTAGAATAACTAGCGctcattataaaatattcaaaatttgcctaaaatatttcttgtttgatctaaaaattaataaaaaatttcatagttaaacttaattagtaattatctTTGTTTCGATGTCTTCCAAGAGAAAGCGACATCACGCGTCATTTTAAATGACTAAAACTAAGTCGCGAATGTATTGGCGGTTGATAAAGTAAAgattgttcaaaatttattaattaaatagaaaaaaaatgattattttcgaTCCCTAATACTTCGATTTCAACCCAAGCGATTGATTTGTGCATATTTATTtgtgtgaaattttatttactattaataataaatattttactgtttAGTATAACTAGAGATCCTTCTGTACACGTATACAATTGTTCTTCAgcagatattaaaaatttatctgttgaTGAACTTAAACGTATGGCTTTGATGTGTGCATCAAAAAATCCACTTGAAGGCATTATTTGGCGACCATCTATTAGTTATACTACCAACGCTTTATATTACTATACCCTGATGTTACTAACACATCTTTTACCAGCTCTATTACTTGACGCTGTTCTCACTTTGAGTGGACATAAGccaatgtatgtatattaaatagttaacttataaatatataatcaaacaaTCAATTGaatcgttaatttaaaaaagggcgcatttcaaataattaaaaattttcgtttttttacgCGTATGTCTTTCCCGGATGTCTTTACACCGTTTTTTGGTGAAAAAGCTCATTGCGTAGGTTGTAAGAGACTGTAAGCGTAAAGTCTGATCGAAAATGATACAAATCAGACACTTTTCTCTgcaaattttcatcaaatttcagttaatgtattttttattatccttTTCTACTTTTTAGTATCTCTGTCGATTTCTAAACATGGAACACCATCGATTATGTTAATTAGACGAGTCAACGCGTATTAAAAACACTAATAAATGCTATAATGTATCGATATCTATATAATTGTTGTGATAATGAAACCGGTGTAAACTGGATATTTCAACAGACaaagaaagaaatatttagaaaaaagtttaagaatacaggaaaaatagataaatttgaaaaattgtagttaataataacaatatgaaGATTTTCTTGTTATCAATCACACatacaaattaatttcctGTCATTGTAAATATGATTGTGTCATATTTGTATCAAAATATGTACTATTACTTTCACGTAATTTTTTCCCTCAGATGACATGAATacattttaaagatattttataataatacacATTAtcatctaataattattcattaatacaCGAGTTTTCGGTTATAcctagtatttttattatacaatcTGTTAATTTTGGAAGCCGGTACGAAATTAAAgcttttttctgaaaaaattccaaaaagaCGCACTCTAAAATCAAGTGTGTTACAAGTGTATTGTTTcaacataatatttttgtcagAAACAAGActatagtttttaaaagtCACTTGAAACATGTTCCATGCTGGGTTAAATATCTTGGGATTGTTCATGGCGTTTCAATGTTATGTGTTAATTTCGACTACACATTTGGTTTTATAGTGCGTTTATATCTTTTCATTAAAATCCTCGTCATAAAAATCTGTGACAAATACCGATATTTTGTCGGGAGCTATGTTGATTTATTTGGATCTTTTggatttcctacaaaaatcaGTGACAATTATTAACGATTAATCAGAATTTATCCAGATTTATCaggttttttttgtttaggatatttttgtagggatAAAATTAGTAGAATTTCATTGTCTAGTATTTAATTGCATCGGATATTGCAATTAATATGTTTTTCAGAGatgtctttttaaaaaatttacgattcaatatgtacctgaagatcggaacgttttccacgcaacaaaaatgaaaaaaatttatgtaatttgactgTTTAAGAGGTGGCTGGGGGGTTGGGGGTGGCTGCAATTTTCGACTGACATACTAACCCCTATGCGAAGCATTTCAAAAATCTAGgtccagtagattttttacttttcattttcgttCTGCGAAAAAAagttccgatcttcaggtacatgaTTCAATTGAGCTTCACTGAAAAGTATTTATTgtctttaatattttgaattagtcTAGCTAAGTTACAAAGGCGAGTTTATATCGCAAATACAGCTTTGTCGCATTTTCTAACCCACGAATggcaatttaaaaatgaaaatatgttCGGATTAATATCCGACGTTTCACCATCAGATTTAGATGATTTTCAATTCGATTACGCTTCTTTTGATGTAGCGTACTACTTTcagtatgtatttatttatatattatcattattatctatatttctttaaataataaacatcaaacttctttaaaataataaatataaatgtttattaattcaacAGAAATTGTTTGACGGgtgcaaaaaaatatcttctcaatgaaaaagtaaacaatACATCCGCTACAAGGTCGCACTTGAacaggtatttattttttaaattatttagcattgctcaataaaaattattacaataatatttgacttttatttcaaaattattcaaattaacgaattcaaaaataataaaaaaatttttaataacaacaaaGTAATAGATCAGAATATCCATGATTTAAACAAATCACGTATTTGCAGTTGAAAGGGAAATCCCAGTGTCTCagaaagtatataaatatacgtgcagcgaataaaaaaaaaagcatgtTAGATGTGAATCAGTATCTCACCAGAGTTAAGacttacattttatatattcgaCACGTTCACTATCAagatttataatgaaaaaatatattcatttttgaatattatatatatactaagtTACAAAtttagactaaaaaaaaaataatgataataatgactGTGACAACAGGtttgattttgattattcTTAATGAAAGAACTGTCAGTGACTAAGAATATCTTAGGGTTGACAATAGAATTTTGTCCCTTGGCGTTTTGATAACATGTTTGATCGATCGCGGTCGTGTCGTCAACAAACGAAACTGGGTCAAATACTCGGACTAATTTTTGAGGTCACTGCACTTTTACGCGGATGGGAAAAACgtgatggaaaatttttttataataaatatatcaacatttaacaaataaataaataaataatacattttttttcacgatgttaatgcaattttttttttatttttttttttttttctaccgcCTACACTTCAAATGCAATATATAATACGCGATACGCGATATACTTGATTATGAATTAGAGGTGATGGCCTCGTCACTCGGGAAATCCCGTACagaaatagaatttaaaaaaaaattaatacacatatataaataattattttttatgactttaTGATTATTGCGATGGGTGGGgactttttttatgattgtattttattattactgttattatttttatgataaaaaatacccACAACTTTTCTGGGGAATACCTCCAACTGTTCTGTTAATTTCGATGGGTTttcttttacaaataaatcaaattttgaaagttatttaatagacCCTAATTAAAAATCAGTCATCCGTATTTTTGGGTTTcgaatgaaattcaaaatcgtaaaaaaaagagctatttatttgaatataaattttagaatttgaatttttattaaaattttgcatttcgaaattttcgttttttttttttttattacttttacgATAACGTCTGTGTGTATTGCCCTTTGATAGGgtttgaataaatgaattgatttgaataacatttaaaaaatttaattagtgcGGAATTGAGatcacttgataaaaaaaagccgcagatattttttaaaaattcccgaTCGACCATcgaccaaaaaatttaacaaattacatGTTATTTGAGTCATTAACCTTTTGAATGGcggaatattttaccgcgaattattttttttatcaattctaGTATTTCGTAATCCGACATTTGTTTTTGTCTTCTTTATCTTTGGGCATAAATATGCTCTTGACATTAAATACTATTAGTATCAGTCAAGGATATGTTTAATAAGTATAATTAAGAATTGTCTTGATTATTTCATGAGTAATTTACAGctaaataaatcaacaattattatcattatgatCGTTAccgtcattttttatataaagagtttgaaaaaaaaaaatttttaacttgacTTTAAATTGCGACTTTCAGATTTTCTTAATATATGTACgtcacagtatttttttttgactagtaaatttttttttaaagtcatccCTCCCTTTCAAGTTTtgcatattttcataatttattttattttttattttgtctggAACAGGTTtgttatatttgaattatttttttttattttattatcaaatgcGTCACTAATTAGTTAGTGCAATAAATATAGCAATTACAgtacatttttcattttgaattacTGATAAGCAAAAATACAATTAccaataattcatttatttattatttttcataatacttggagtttatttattattttaaaatgatgataataataataataataatttaaaattgacttgatttttttttaattgttattaatttactgaGAAAATATCAGCTCATGCTGCTGACTCTGGTTCACTCGATCattcgattgtttatttatatatttggcATAGTTGAGTAAATGATCGCTTGCTTgagcaaaattttatcaaaaatttttttatatatatacatataagaaaTAAGACttatttcgttattttttagtCAGAAGAttcaacaaatatatttttatttatgataagaCCAATCgaatgtttatattttgtatctgtatttttttttttaatgcgtcTTTCATTTTGAAATCTAAATGTATATACTCATTGTCATATATATGTCATGTATATGGTAGTACAGGCAGATAAACAATAATTGATTCTAGCAATGACTTTGAAGTATAGTACAATTGGTTTTATTAATCTTTGAATGCATGATAaactacaaataaaaatgttaattttctaattgataataaattaaaagtaatatattattattattattattattgttatttttttttttattattattatttttgttccaatttattatcaaacatgaaataaagttttttcaaatatgcGAACAGAAGATTAGAATGtaggaaaaatttctttaaaatttgaatagtttgatttaataaaatacaagacCATACATATGAGAGAATGGGGTAGAACGAACCAACCGGGGTACGACGGAACCCCTaagaaatttagaaaaaaaaaaattttattttccataatcTAGACttctaattttgattttgatgtaatttacaaattttctcttcaaaaaagaattttttaaaaaaataaaataaaaaaatttctaaaagatTTTTAGAGAGATCATTTACCCGGGAATGTTAATCTGTTTTACCACACAAATTGAGATAGATAAtcaataagttaattttttcaaacttttttttttttaccattttttggAGAAAATCcggtgtattaaaaaaaataaatattggcttAGAAGGGCCATCGTGCACTGGAATGGTATCCTCTATATGATAGTATtgcatttataatttctatCCTAGagattttattcatatttatttgcatATTGCTGTTTATATCGTGACTATAAACCGGAAAATATTTCATATGATTGTTTGTAGGAAAAAGttgtacaaaaatttatctaatcaACTGAGAACCTGGGGTAAAATAAgacaacattaaaaaaaaaaaaaatagaatattttgtaaaaatttgcCCACAACTTGGGGTAGCCGAATTACCCCACAGTTGTCTAGACACCACAACTACAAATGactttttgtttctttttttttcatttaaatatctcatttTTCCCGGAttcttttttgtaaaaaaaaactttaataatttttcatattaagtaattaattcaaatgtaATTCAATATTAGAATATGTTACTAAGAAATTAA
This genomic window from Microplitis demolitor isolate Queensland-Clemson2020A chromosome 6, iyMicDemo2.1a, whole genome shotgun sequence contains:
- the LOC103573837 gene encoding fatty acyl-CoA reductase 1; the encoded protein is MDPTNSIPAFYAGKSVFITGATGFMGKVLVEKLLRSCPEVREIFVLMRPKKGISIDNRVRQLLSLPLYDRLRKERPSAIDKVVPIEGDTMKEGLGIPDFERKVLIERVSVVFHVAASVRFDDPLKAAVFTNTRSTRDMCILAAQMKKLVSFMHVSTTYNQADKPVVEEKLYPFDTDWKKMIKIAENLDDELLKTFTPKFLGSFPNTYTFTKRLAERVISDYSHAIPAIVFRPSIVISTLKEPVAGWVDNFNGPVGLMVGGGKGVLRVVYGDSKLKADFIPVDVAIKAMIVASWKRGINTITRDPSVHVYNCSSADIKNLSVDELKRMALMCASKNPLEGIIWRPSISYTTNALYYYTLMLLTHLLPALLLDAVLTLSGHKPILAKLQRRVYIANTALSHFLTHEWQFKNENMFGLISDVSPSDLDDFQFDYASFDVAYYFQNCLTGAKKYLLNEKVNNTSATRSHLNRMIWIDRIFKGLLFLSIIWFIYKSDIYSYFINIYDY